In the genome of Streptomyces lydicus, the window CGGCATGCGGCCGGGTGATGTGTATGCGATCAACGACCCGTACCACGGGGGCACCCACCTCCCCGACGTCACCGTCGTCACCCCCGTCTTCGACACCGGCGGGGACGAGCTGCTGTTCCTGGTGGCCTCGCGCGGCCACCACGCCGAGATCGGCGGCATCACCCCGGGCTCGATGCCCGCCTTCAGCAGCACCATCCAGGAGGAGGGCATCCTCTTCGACAACTGGCTGCTGGTGCGCGACGGCGAACTGCGCGAGGACGCCACCCGCGACCTGCTCGCCGCCGGCCCTTACCCCTCCCGCGCCCCCGACGCCAATCTCGCCGATCTGCGCGCCCAGATCGCCGCCAACGAGAAGGGCATCTGGGAACTGCGGCGGATGACCGACCAGTTCGGGCTGGACGTCGTCCGGGCCTATATGGGGCACGTCCAGGACAACGCCGAGGAATCGGTGAGGCGGATCATCGCGCGGCTGTCGGACGGCAGCTGCCGCTACGAGACCGACAGCGGGGCCGAGATCCGGGTCGCGCTGACCGTCGACCGTGCCGCCCGCAGCGCGGTGGTGGACTTCGCCGGCACCTCGCCCCAGCAGCCCGGGAACGCCAATGCGCCCAGCTCGGTGGTGATGGCCGCCGTGCTGTACGTCTTCCGCACCCTGGTCGCCGACGACATCCCGCTCAACAGCGGCTGCCTCAAGCCCGTGGAGGTCCGCATCCCGGAGGGCTCGATGCTCGCCCCCGTCTTCCCGGCGGCCACCGTCGCGGGCAATGTGGAGACCTCCCAGGCGGTCACCGGCGCGCTCTACGCCGCGCTCGGTATCCAGGCCGAGGGCTCCGGCACGATGAACAACCTCACCTTCGGCAACGACCGGGTGCAGTACTACGAGACCGTCGCCAGCGGCTCGGGCGCGGGCTACGGCTTCGACGGCGCGGACGCCGTGCAGACCCATATGACCAACTCCCGGCTGACCGATCCCGAAGTGCTGGAGTGGCGCTACCCCGTCCGCGTCGACGCCTTCGCCATTCGCTCCGGCAGCGGCGGCACGGGCCGCTGGCACGGCGGCTGCGGTGTCGAGCGCCGGCTGCGCTTCCTGGAGCCGATGACCGTCGCCCTGCTGACCAACCACCGCAGGGTCCCGCCGTACGGCATGGCGGGCGGCGCCCCGGGCGCACTGGGCGCCAACTCCGTGGAACGGGCGGACGGTTCACGGGCGGAGCTGGCGGGCTGTGACGCGGTGGAGGTCGGCGTGGACGACGTACTGGTGCTGCGCACACCGGGCGGCGGGGGGTACGGGGCGGGGGACGGGGGCTGACCGCCGACGACCGGCGGACACGCCCTACCGCACCCGGAGAAACCGGACCGGCGTCCCCGGTGACGCCTGGGCAGCGGGGGCCAGGTAGCGCTCGGGGACGACGCCGATGACCGGGTAGCCGCCGGTCGTGGGGTGGTCGTGGAGGAAGAGGACGGGCAGGCCGTCGGGCGGGACCTGGAGGGCGCCCAGGGGCATGCCCTCGCTGGGGAGTTCGCCGCTGCGGGCGCGCTCCAGGGGCGGGCCCTCGGTGCGCAGGCCGATGCGGTTGCTGGCGGGGGAGACGCGGAAGCGGCCGGTGGTGAGGGTGTGCAGGCCGGCGGCGGTGAACCAGCCGTCGCGGGGGCCGGGCAGGAACGGCAGGACGAGCTCCGTCACCGGGCCGGGGTGCCAGATGGCGTCGGCGCCCGCGGCCGGGCCGTACGGGGTGCCCAGCGGGAGCACCGTGCCCTCGGTGAGCGGGTCGGGGCCCAGGCCGGA includes:
- a CDS encoding biotin-dependent carboxyltransferase family protein, with protein sequence MTDRAFSVVRAGALTTVQDLGRPGHAHLGVPRAGALDEPAHRLANRLVGNPESAAALETTLTGCALRVRTATTVAVTGAPCPVTVDGRPAPWGAPVRVPAGAVLDAGPATHGLRSHLAFAGGIDTAPVLGSRAADLLSGLGPDPLTEGTVLPLGTPYGPAAGADAIWHPGPVTELVLPFLPGPRDGWFTAAGLHTLTTGRFRVSPASNRIGLRTEGPPLERARSGELPSEGMPLGALQVPPDGLPVLFLHDHPTTGGYPVIGVVPERYLAPAAQASPGTPVRFLRVR